A portion of the Acidobacteriota bacterium genome contains these proteins:
- a CDS encoding acylneuraminate cytidylyltransferase family protein, whose protein sequence is MKILGIIPARGGSKALPGKNIRPFAGKPLIQYACEAADASGVVDRLVLSTDSETIATLAARLGLDVPCLRPAEFARDESPMIDAALHMVAHLAQDGYHADAVMILQPTSPLRTADHLRRAVGLLQENDSVCSVVAVSKEANPFSMMKVRTDGFLDFIVPEAAAITRRQDLPTAYRRDGTVFLTRTSVLVNEKTFYGQRCVPMPLESWEASNIDTLEDWTRAEALLNR, encoded by the coding sequence GTGAAGATCCTTGGCATCATCCCTGCTCGTGGCGGCTCCAAGGCTCTGCCGGGCAAGAACATCAGGCCGTTTGCGGGGAAGCCTCTGATTCAGTACGCGTGCGAGGCTGCCGATGCGTCGGGTGTGGTGGACCGGCTCGTGCTGTCTACCGACAGCGAGACGATCGCGACGCTGGCGGCTCGCCTCGGGCTCGATGTCCCGTGCCTGCGGCCGGCCGAATTCGCTCGCGATGAATCACCCATGATCGATGCGGCCCTGCACATGGTGGCCCATCTCGCCCAGGACGGATACCATGCCGACGCCGTCATGATTCTGCAACCGACGTCGCCCCTGCGCACGGCCGATCATCTGCGCCGCGCCGTGGGACTCCTTCAGGAAAATGACTCCGTCTGTTCAGTGGTGGCCGTATCGAAGGAGGCCAATCCGTTCAGCATGATGAAGGTCAGGACGGACGGCTTTCTGGACTTCATCGTGCCCGAAGCCGCCGCAATTACGCGGCGACAGGACTTGCCAACGGCCTACCGCCGGGACGGTACGGTGTTCCTGACTCGCACATCGGTTCTGGTGAATGAGAAGACGTTTTACGGACAGCGCTGCGTGCCCATGCCGCTCGAGTCCTGGGAGGCCTCCAATATCGATACGCTTGAAGACTGGACTCGAGCCGAGGCTCTGCTGAATCGATGA